A genomic region of Diachasmimorpha longicaudata isolate KC_UGA_2023 chromosome 17, iyDiaLong2, whole genome shotgun sequence contains the following coding sequences:
- the LOC135170666 gene encoding negative elongation factor A-like, protein MANVRDSDTSLWLHNKLGTSNDSWTGSSICSQLNAEVLRNIKDCFPDLQTQVKLKLLLSFFHIPRRNVEEWRAELEEIIEVASLDSELWVSMLAEAMKTFPSTGSLNTDISDLDEHRPIFGELVNDLRKLLKKQHDPAMLPLECHYLNKTALISVVGQQPAPTKHFTLKRKPKSTVLRAELLQKSVDAANNLKKSTTPTVPVRSRGMPRKMTDTTPLKGIPSRVPTSGFRSPAITPSSMYTRTPISSRSRKDGGIKLLEITEQPLGYAQAKKRKRILEQEEQQKKVAEAQAAAAAAATTSPTPAEASTTPEYAQGLAPINPPATPATASTITLTSTTQTYTTTTTPIAVPTTPATPQTPTTPSTPATPSTPVPTPTITPVESSPVGVQTVRPAQTVTQIRIQTNPPPANAANTRKGLSLTREQMLEAQEMFRTANKVTRPEKALILGFMAGSRENPCPKLGNIVTVMLSEKVEDVSQPDGTTVSMLVETHFQMNYTNGEWKRIKKNRRVVTEESVTTSTPTAPPTATASN, encoded by the exons ATGGCGAATGTGAGGGACAGTGATACTTCGTTGTGGCTTCATAACAAATTGGGAACGTCAAACGATAGCTGGACAGGAAGCTCAATCTGTTCTCAGTTGAATGCTGAAGTGTTGAGAAACATCAAGGACTGTTTTCCCGATCTACAGACGCAGGTCAAGCTGAAATTACTCCTTTCTTTCTTTCACATACCACGGCGCAATGTTGAAGAG TGGCGAGCAGAACTCGAGGAGATCATCGAAGTGGCATCATTGGACAGCGAGTTATGGGTATCGATGTTGGCCGAAGCGATGAAGACCTTCCCCTCGACGGGCTCCCTGAACACAGACATCTCAGACCTCGACGAGCATCGTCCAATCTTCGGTGAGCTCGTCAACGATCTTCGTAAACTATTGAAGAAGCAGCATGACCCAGCGATGCTACCCCTGGAGTGCCACTACCTCAATAAAACAGCCCTGATATCAGTGGTGGGCCAGCAGCCAGCACCAACCAAGCATTTCACCCTTAAACGAAAGCCCAAGAGTACAGTACTCAGGGCTGAATTGCTACAGAAGAGTGTGGATGCtgcaaataatttgaaaaagagCACTACCCCAACG GTTCCAGTGAGAAGTAGAGGAATGCCTCGAAAGATGACTGACACAACTCCCCTGAAGGGCATTCCCAGCAGAGTTCCAACGAGTGGCTTCAGATCCCCAGCGATAACTCCATCCTCGATGTACACCAGAACCCCCATCAGCAGTAGAAGTCGAAAGGACGGGGGTATTAAGCTACTGGAGATTACAGAGCAACCCCTGGGGTACGCCCAGGCAAAGAAGAGAAAACGAATACTGGAGCAGGAGGAGCAGCAGAAGAAGGTAGCAGAGGCGCAGGCAGCAGCTGCCGCTGCTGCAACGACCAGTCCTACTCCTGCTGAAGCATCCACCACACCTGAATATGCTCAGGGACTGGCTCCTATCAACCCACCAGCTACACCAGCTACAGCCAGTACCATTACATTAACCTCGACTACCCAGACTTATACCACTACGACTACCCCTATTGCTGTGCCTACGACACCTGCTACACCTCAGACTC CGACAACACCAAGTACACCAGCCACCCCCAGCACGCCAGTTCCCACTCCGACGATCACCCCAGTGGAGAGCAGCCCAGTGGGTGTTCAGACAGTTCGTCCAGCTCAGACTGTCACCCAAATTCGAATTCAGACAAATCCACCGCCAGCAAATGCCGCAAACACCAGAAAGGGTTTATCTCTCACGAGAGAACAGATgctggaggcccaggagatgTTCCGAACAGCCAACAAAGTCACTCGACCCGAGAAGGCCCTCATTCTCGGCTTCATGGCTGGATCAAGGGAGAATCCCTGTCCAAAGCTGGGAAATATCGTCACTGTCATGCTCTCGGAGAAAGTCGAGGATGTCAGCCAGCCGGATGGAACTACAGTCTCGATGCTTGTTGAAACCCACTTCCAGATGAACTACACCAATGGCGAGTGGAAGAGGATAAAGAAGAACAGGAGGGTTGTCACCGAGGAATCAGTCACCACGAGCACCCCTACAGCGCCTCCGACTGCCACAGcatcgaattaa